A window of Candidatus Dadabacteria bacterium contains these coding sequences:
- a CDS encoding cobalamin biosynthesis protein CbiX has product MKALILVDHGSTVEEANALLEDVADKARAYQDSPFDMVEHCHMELCEPSIKEAFRKCVAAGASDITVHPYFLVPGRHSKSDIPRMVAEAAQDFPQVSYRVTEPLGLHDKIIEVIFERSLG; this is encoded by the coding sequence ATGAAGGCTCTAATTCTGGTTGATCACGGAAGCACTGTAGAAGAAGCAAACGCCCTTCTCGAAGACGTAGCCGACAAGGCAAGAGCCTACCAAGACTCACCGTTTGATATGGTTGAGCACTGCCACATGGAACTCTGCGAACCGTCAATAAAGGAGGCTTTTCGCAAATGCGTAGCGGCCGGCGCGAGCGACATAACAGTCCACCCGTACTTTCTCGTACCGGGAAGACATTCAAAATCCGATATACCCAGGATGGTAGCCGAGGCAGCGCAAGATTTTCCGCAAGTAAGCTACAGGGTAACAGAACCACTGGGACTTCATGACAAGATAATAGAAGTCATATTCGAAAGATCGCTTGGGTAA
- a CDS encoding M20/M25/M40 family metallo-hydrolase, whose amino-acid sequence MIQEERMTRHLMDIIQIDSPSKKEKDVALRLEEEMRDLGADCFYDDAGDKVEGNIGNLIVKLPGTKKDVPPFFLCSHMDTVSPGEGIKPRVEDGVMRSDGTTILGSDDKSGVSIIVEVLRALKENNIPHGDIEVAFTICEEIGLLGAKFLDPSSFKSPYGIVLDSSTPERLVLRCPCSDIMDVKIHGVEAHSGLCPENGISALEILSDAISRMKLGRIDHETTANIGKVKGGSAINIVPGLVEVKAEARSHDEGKLDAQTQHMHDCFLEAAQSRELFLDGERLGARAEVEIERVYPVMNVSPQATVTNLVLEAAANLDHDIELHTSGGGCDANFINEKGIECVNLGTGMYELHTVNEYLLIDEFRRSAEIVLETIKLHSESN is encoded by the coding sequence CTTGAGGAAGAAATGAGGGACCTAGGCGCTGATTGTTTCTACGACGATGCAGGAGACAAGGTTGAGGGAAACATTGGCAACCTGATAGTAAAACTTCCCGGAACGAAAAAAGACGTCCCGCCGTTTTTTCTCTGCTCTCACATGGACACCGTAAGTCCCGGAGAGGGAATAAAACCAAGAGTGGAAGACGGTGTAATGAGAAGCGATGGTACAACGATACTAGGAAGCGACGATAAAAGCGGCGTATCCATAATAGTTGAAGTACTTCGAGCGCTCAAGGAAAACAACATTCCCCACGGGGATATAGAGGTCGCATTTACTATATGCGAGGAAATAGGTCTCCTCGGAGCAAAATTCCTTGACCCTTCAAGCTTTAAAAGCCCATACGGAATAGTTCTTGACAGCAGCACACCAGAGAGACTCGTCCTCAGGTGTCCGTGCTCGGATATAATGGATGTAAAAATACACGGCGTTGAAGCACATTCGGGGCTTTGCCCCGAGAACGGGATAAGCGCCCTAGAAATATTAAGTGATGCGATCTCGAGAATGAAACTCGGAAGAATAGACCACGAAACAACAGCAAACATAGGAAAGGTAAAGGGAGGATCCGCGATAAACATAGTTCCCGGTCTTGTTGAGGTGAAGGCCGAGGCTCGAAGCCACGATGAAGGGAAACTTGACGCACAGACACAGCACATGCACGACTGCTTTCTGGAAGCGGCCCAAAGCAGGGAACTTTTCCTAGACGGGGAACGACTCGGCGCACGTGCGGAGGTCGAGATAGAACGCGTGTATCCCGTAATGAACGTCTCTCCGCAGGCAACCGTGACTAATCTTGTACTTGAAGCCGCTGCGAACCTGGACCACGACATAGAACTCCACACAAGCGGCGGAGGATGCGACGCAAACTTCATAAACGAGAAGGGAATCGAATGCGTAAACCTTGGAACGGGGATGTACGAGCTCCACACTGTAAACGAATATCTTCTGATCGATGAATTCCGCAGATCGGCGGAGATAGTCCTTGAAACCATAAAACTCCATTCGGAAAGCAACTGA